The nucleotide sequence GTTATGACGCTTCGTACCCATCTTTCCAGTCTTTGTtcggcgtttttttttctatgaaacgAAGGTTCTTCTCCAAGGATACGTgtgctccgatgtgccattttttatcgtttatcgCTCCGGGACATGTCTCATTTTTAAGAGGTGCTTAAAAGAAACGAGTATGACATCATCAGTATTCCTTAACGATTTTCGAATGAACTAATAACGAGAGCTTGCGACGTGCAGACTCTCAATGACATCGCGTAACGAATAGATGAGTCACaggtatatacctatatagtaGAGTGCAGTTAAATGAATGGACTCACCGATCGACGGATATCATGCAGAGATTGAGAATGCTGGCGGTGCAGCTGAGCACGTCGAAGCTGACCCAGATCTCGCACATGGTGGGTCCGAAGGACCAACTGCCCTTTATCTCAAAGAGCATGGCCATTGGCATAACGAGGAGAGCGACGCAGATATCGCTCACTGCCAGACTGACCAGCAGGTAGTTGCAGGGCTTGCGCAGCTTCTTCACCAGGAACACAGCCACGCAGACGAGTATGTTGCCGATTACCGTGCCGATTATTATGCTTCCGAGTACCAGAGCTAGTAGAATTGCCTGCAATCAGATGGATGTCCCCGTCGTTCAgatgtgtatacgcgcgagcgcaatGTCAAGTTCATGACGCTTTGTAATTGAGAGGAATGACGTTTGAGACTGCGTCGGTATAGGTCGTGCTTGTAGTGAGAATTCTGTTTTCTTACTTAAATATCTTTATCAAAAACTTTCTTAGAAGACGCGAACAAATATAGCGCTCGTTTTCAAAACAAACAAAGCCGACTCGCGAGCATTTCACCTCAAAAACGTTCCTCGAAGAAATCATCaaataaaacagaaaaagATAAGGATGTGCAGGTATGTCACGGGTGAGCGTAGGCATAATACCAACCCGTGTGGTAGTGTACGGCGAATTCTTGCCGGGGAATCCCCGGAAGAAGCTGTCGGAGCTGTGCTCGGCTGCGGCTGATGCAACCGCGATCGGCGGCGTCAGGTTCAGAAGCCAGGTGCTCTCTGTGCTTATTAAGTCTGGCCCCTCCATACGACTCTAACCGGATGACCGGAGCATCATCCCAAAGCGCCCAGCCAGCACCAGTAACCTCATCGGCCTCCAAGTAGTAGCTGCGGCAGCTTCGAGCTGCGACTCGCTTGCGGCGGCATCTCGTCAATGACCACGTAGTGATGCGGGACTCTTTTGCGCAGGCGTTTCCCAGGATAATCACCGGACTGCTCGGAAGCAGCATCGAGACTGTCTATCTCTCGCTGATGATACTCAGCCTCGACCAAGGGCTGACGAGAGCCTCCTCAGTTGTGACGACGAGCCACCTATCCTGCACTTGATTACTCTGATGTCCTGGAGCTTAGCTGATTCTGAAACAAGAGAATTCAGCTTTTAGTCTGTATGTTTTGAACTTGTCATAGTTTATTTGGGTCAGGTGCGAATGAAGCTTTGAGACGTGTATTTGGTTTTTATTGAATGCTTTTATTGACCTCTGAGACCTGTTTAAAATTACATAGTATCGCTTTATTCACGAATATCGAGCATTGGAATCAACAGTGCCTTGGCTTCACGCAATCACCCTTCTTGTTCAGAAGGTATCCCCGCTTACACTGACATCCAATCACGCATTGCTGCAAAAAGAAATAAACGCAATATGTTTAAAACGCTCCTTGTGCTTTCTACAGATAAATCATTGTTATAAACTTACCAGTGTGCAGATTCGGGGTGGTGGCTGATTGCACCTTCTCGGACAAGCAGAACCGCAAGATGTCCATTCTTGATTAGGCTTAGAGCAATAAGGACGACTTTCAGCATCTgtattcaaacattttttttccatgAGACATCTAGTCACTAATAATGTATACGAAAGTATTGAATTTATACCCACCAACGGCAATCAGACTGGCGCTGATGCACAGAACGAGGAGACACAATACGATGAGCTTGGACATTTtgcttcaaatattttttgcaagagACTGACCTTAGCAAAAGAAAGTAGGAGCTTATATACAAAAACTCGGCATAAGAAACATATTCAATGACGGCACGTCCGATAAAGTATTCCATAACGCACACATGCAATCGTAAAGATAGCgctgttgttttttaatctgttCACTAAGTATTCCTTCGATACTTTTCCTCCTTTGTCTTAAAGCTTGTTTTTCTACACAACgcagaaaaattcaatttgctgcgtgaagttatcgtttttttcttcaacgagcaaatatttttcgtataaatataaatcgtTCTAAGCGTTTGCCAATATATTTTGAACACTGTGCGTTGTTCTTTCAACCTAGTATATTAGTTGCCGACTCGTAATTATGCAGATACAGAAACAATACTAATCTCTAGAGTAAAGAACGGAATTTGCCGCATTGTTCGTTTTGAGCTCTTATCTATAAATACGGCCATGTTCTTATGGCTTTATTACAGAAATGTACGTATTACTAGGAATTTTCGTTGTTGTGCTTGACAAAGCACATTTCTCGAGTGAAAGCTGGGATATCAGAGAATCTAGTgcagaataaaatagaaagGTTTTTTCAATGAATCTGTAGAGCTACCCTGGTACAAAAAATTAGCTTACGCATCAATTAGCTTAATAACAATAAGCTTATCTCAGaagctaaaaataaacatattaATCAGCTTATTTTGGCTTGAAATAAGCTTTTACGATACAtcctaaaattttattaaaacataaCCTTTACTTTGATATCAAAACTATGCCAAAAGCtgctaaataatttaaactcAAATTCtttatgtaattatttgaataggctgatttgagattttggtcCTAATCACCGATGCCAAatgtgaaatttttatatcaTGTACTCGACAAGTGACATAAATGTTCCAATAGGTATATTTTGAGTTTAGTTTTTGTTAGACAAGACATTTTGCACTATTTTCATGCTAATATAAACAATACCTATTAATTTGTCTACTCGGATAGCATGTCttgatgaaataaaatttcatgaCAATTCAGTTAGGGTGGAATAAAGCGTATTGTACGCCTATCATATAATCTTTGCAGAGATTATATAGAATAGGGctgtattaaataaaataaagtaaatgtAGTTATCGTATATCAATATGTGTATGCTCGTCGTAACttcctaacctcaaatcaGCCTCTCTTTACCTTTGACAGAAGTAAACCAGAATTCTGCCCACTATTTGTCGCCAGAAGTTTCTGGGCGCTAATTAGTGACGTGGCCAGAAAATCTGgtgaattttctaccagggcgtATACTATAATTGTGCAAAAATAGACATATTTCCAGCTGAAAATCAGCTAGCATTTCTTCCAGTGTATTTCATCTCTTTCTtcagttcttttttaatttttagcttccaataataatttttctccgataaaaatgcaaaattcatttacttttttttatgtatagaACATTTTTATACGAAGATTAGTAGTAAACTGTGTATGTTGGAAAGTTTAATGACAATAACACCAATACCAAAAAACCAAAATGGATTGTATTTTTGATGCTAAAGTTGAAAATTGGgacaatttttgtattataaagGACTGGATATTTATAGATAGCATGTGCATTTGATTCACtgcaacaaatttttttttattcttctatTTTATTGACCTCTGACTATAGGTAAACATTATGAAGTATTAAGCCGTTCATGATAATTGAGTTGGAATTAACAGTCCTCTGGCTTTACACATTTGCCGTCACTGTTCAGGAGGTATCCCCGCTTACATTGACATCCAATTACGCATTGCTGCAAACACAAAATAAAACGAAATCATCCTAATGCACTTTTTGGTCTTtcaaactaaaaattaatgttaAAGTAACATACCAGTGTGCACATTTTTGGTTCTTTATCATCGCATATTGGTGGGCAAGCAGAACCGCAAGTTGTCCATTCTTGATTAGGCTTAGGGCAATAATGATGACTTTCAGCATCTgtattcaaacatttttttccatgAGACATCTAGCCACTAATAATGTACACGAAAGTATTGAATTTATACCCACCAACGTCAATCAGACTGGCGCTGATGCACAGAACGAGGAGACATAATACGACGAGCTTGGACATTTTGctttaaatattctttgcaAGAGACTGACCTTAGCAAAAGAAAGTACGAGCTTATATACAAAAACTCGGCATAAGAAACATATTCAATGATGGCACGTCTGATAAAGTATTCCATAACGAACACATACAATCGTAAAGATAGCGCTGttgtttttttaatctgtTCACTAAGTATTCCTTCGATACTTTTCTTCCTTTGTCTTAAAGCTTGTTTTTCTACACGACGCAGAAAAATTCACTTTGCTGCGTGAAGATATCGTTTTTTCTTCAACGAGcaattatttttcgtataaatataaatcgtTCCAAGCGTTTGCCAATATATTTTGAACATTGTGCGTTGTTCTTTCAAGCTAGTGTATTAGTTGCCGACTCGTAATTATGTAGATACAGAAAGAATAtctgtaatttaaaaaatttttttttcgtttttattgATCTCTGTCTaggtaaaaattataaagcaTTAAATCATTGATGATTATTGAGTATTGGAATTAACAGTGCTCTGGCTTTACGCAATTTTCTTCATTGTTTAGTAAGTATCCCCACTTACATTGACATCCAATCACGCGTTGCTGCAAACAGAAAATAAAACGAAATCATCGAAAAGCACGCAGCTTGGTGGACAAGCAGAACCACAACTTGTCCATGCTTGATTAGGTTTTGATCAATCACGATTACTTGCCGCATCtgttttcaaacattttttttcattaaacatCGAGCGATCAACAATTATAGATAAatcaaattaatttaaatgaaaaccATACGAACCAACGGCTATCAGACTGCCACTGATGCCCAGAGCAAAAAGACACAGTACGATGAGTTTGGacattttatttgaatattttgtttgtttgatAACGACTAATGCCTAAGTGAAGGAAAATAGAAGCCTATATACGACTCGGAATAATGAGTAACATTTTCAATGATAAACCGTTTTATAATTACTCGCACTCATAAAGATAGCCTGTAGTTTTTTGTATAGTACTGAACGTTATACTTTCCATTTGAGTTTCCTCGTTTGTCTTATAATTTGTTTTGTTAACGTTTCGCACAAGcaattatttttcaagaattaTTTTAAGTCTTAAGCGTTAGTTTGATCATTATGCGTTGTTTTTGCAAGAGATTTCGTATCATCACTATTTTTGGAGTACTAAATTACTTATCTTAATCTGCTATTAATAACTGTTATTACTTTAATACTGAAGTGTACATATCACTAAGaatttctttcctttttcgaTATACTTGGGAAGTACATTTCTTGCGTGAAATCAGTTCTGTGAATTACGCTGACTAATAACTATGCAAGTATTGAGGATATCAGGGAAATCACTGCGCAATAAAGTGGAAACATATCTTTTCAATAAATGTGCATGCAGTTCATACATCCATTGCTACATTTCTATCCCAGGAATTCAAAGTTCGATATAAACCA is from Nasonia vitripennis strain AsymCx chromosome 1, Nvit_psr_1.1, whole genome shotgun sequence and encodes:
- the LOC100122675 gene encoding chymotrypsin inhibitor-like: MSKLVVLCLLVLCISASLIDVDAESHHYCPKPNQEWTTCGSACPPICDDKEPKMCTLQCVIGCQCKRGYLLNSDGKCVKPEDC
- the LOC100114235 gene encoding cysteine-rich/TIL venom protein 2 precursor — its product is MSKLIVLCLLVLCISASLIAVDAESRPYCSKPNQEWTSCGSACPRRCNQPPPRICTLQCVIGCQCKRGYLLNKKGDCVKPRHC